The following are from one region of the Centroberyx gerrardi isolate f3 chromosome 16, fCenGer3.hap1.cur.20231027, whole genome shotgun sequence genome:
- the LOC139929956 gene encoding gap junction beta-1 protein-like has translation MNWGSFYAVISGVNRHSTGIGRIWLSVIFIFRILVLVVAAESVWGDEKSGFTCNTQQPGCNSVCYDQFFPISHIRLWALQLILVSTPALLVAMHVAHRRHIDKKILKRSGRGSPKELEHIKNQKFQITGALWWTYMISIIFRIIFEVAFLYIFYLIYPDFKMVRLVKCDSYPCPNTVDCFVSRPTEKTIFTVFMLAVSGVCVLLNLAEVVYLIGRACIRCLHGSEEESKVAWITQKLSSYKQNEINQLIADHSLKSKFTVTKKSPVDKGERCSAF, from the coding sequence ATGAACTGGGGGTCCTTTTATGCCGTGATCAGCGGCGTAAACAGGCATTCTACTGGCATTGGACGCATTTGGCTCTCTGTCATCTTCATCTTCCGTATCTTGGTGCTGGTGGTGGCAGCTGAGAGCGTCTGGGGAGATGAGAAGTCGGGCTTCACCTGCAACACCCAGCAGCCCGGATGCAACAGTGTCTGCTACGACCAGTTCTTCCCCATCTCTCACATCCGCCTGTGGGCGCTCCAGCTCATCCTAGTCTCCACCCCCGCCCTGCTGGTGGCCATGCATGTGGCCCACCGACGCCACATTGACAAGAAGATCCTGAAGAGGTCGGGCCGCGGCAGCCCCAAGGAGCTAGAACACATCAAGAACCAGAAGTTCCAGATCACTGGAGCTCTGTGGTGGACATACATGATCAGTATCATCTTCAGAATAATCTTCGAGGTGGCTTTCCTCTACATCTTCTACTTGATCTATCCTGACTTTAAGATGGTGCGTTTGGTGAAGTGTGACTCATACCCATGCCCCAACACGGTGGACTGTTTTGTCTCCAGACCCACAGAGAAGACCATTTTCACTGTGTTCATGCTGGCAGTGTCCGgggtgtgtgtgctgctcaACCTGGCCGAGGTGGTATACCTCATAGGCAGGGCCTGCATTCGGTGCTTACACGGCTCGGAAGAAGAGTCCAAAGTGGCTTGGATAACTCAAAAATTGTCTTCTTATAAGCAAAATGAGATCAATCAGCTGATAGCAGACCATTCACTCAAGTCTAAGTTCACTGTGACCAAAAAGAGCCCAGTTGACAAGGGTGAGAGGTGTTCTGCTTTCTAA
- the LOC139929953 gene encoding gap junction alpha-3 protein-like — protein sequence MGDWNLLGKLLEKAQEHSTVVGKVWLTVLFIFRILILSAATEKVWGDEQSGFTCDTKQPGCENVCYDITFPISHVRFWVLQIIFVSTPTLIYLGHILHLVRMEEKQKQKEKDMAQHTDKQALIVETKHKKHLVRDDKGRVRLQGELLRTYVFNVVFKTLFEVGFIVAQYLLYGFELKPMYTCDRPPCPNVVNCYISRPTEKTIFIIFMLGVASVSLLLNLVEVYHLGFTKCRQGMSYRRTNPSGTICKEPNEAAVPFAPSYDDYFHQVQPGYPPVPSYNLSPLSEESDSSFHPYHSKAAYKQNKDNLAVERSSSKPEECDLKAKKGAESAPGSPTQARAGRHAKHSNNKTRIDDLKI from the coding sequence ATGGGGGACTGGAACCTGCTGGGGAAGCTTCTGGAAAAAGCCCAGGAGCACTCCACTGTGGTGGGGAAGGTGTGGCTCACGGTTCTGTTCATCTTCCGCATCCTGATCCTGAGTGCTGCGACAGAGAAGGTGTGGGGCGACGAGCAGTCGGGCTTCACCTGCGACACCAAGCAGCCCGGTTGCGAGAACGTGTGCTACGACATCACTTTCCCCATCTCGCACGTCCGGTTTTGGGTGCTGCAGATCATCTTTGTGTCCACGCCTACATTAATCTACCTGGGACATATCCTCCATCTGGTGCGAatggaggagaagcagaaacagaaggagaaggaTATGGCACAGCATACGGACAAGCAGGCTCTCATTGTGGAGACTAAGCACAAGAAGCACCTGGTGAGGGACGACAAGGGCCGCGTGCGCCTGCAGGGGGAGCTCTTACGCACCTACGTCTTCAACGTAGTCTTTAAAACCCTGTTTGAGGTGGGCTTCATTGTGGCCCAGTACCTCTTGTATGGCTTTGAGCTGAAGCCCATGTACACATGTGACAGACCCCCCTGCCCCAATGTGGTGAACTGCTATATATCCCGTCCCACAGAGAAAACCATCTTCATTATCTTTATGTTAGGAGTGGCCAGCGTGTCGCTGCTCCTTAACCTTGTAGAGGTCTATCACTTGGGCTTCACTAAGTGTCGGCAGGGTATGAGCTACAGGAGAACTAATCCCTCCGGTACCATCTGCAAGGAGCCCAACGAGGCAGCAGTGCCATTTGCACCCAGTTACGATGACTACTTCCACCAAGTCCAGCCTGGCTACCCGCCCGTACCCAGCTACaacctctcccctctgtccgAGGAGTCGGACTCTTCCTTCCACCCCTACCACAGCAAGGCGGCTTACAAACAGAATAAGGACAACTTGGCGGtggagaggagcagcagcaagCCAGAGGAATGTGACCTGAAAGCAAAGAAGGGAGCAGAATCAGCCCCTGGGTCACCTACGCAGGCCAGGGCCGGCCGCCATGCcaaacacagcaacaacaagacTAGAATAGATGATCTGAAGATATGA